CCTGTGCATCCCGAACGCATTGCCAACACCGCCCGCCAGCTCCCGCGTTTTCGCGATTATTCAAAACTCCCCGACATCGTGATTGACGGCCAGATCTACGCAGTGCCTTACGCCTGGTCCGACATGGGCCTGATCTACGACCGCAAGCAATTCAGCCAGCCCCCGGATTCGATCACCAGCATGTGGGACCCGGCGTTCAAAGGTCGCGTGCTGGCGTTCAATACCGGCAACCATAATTACTCTCTCGCCAGCCTCGCACTTGGCGGCAACCCGTTTCAGATCGGTGCCGAGGAATTTCCAAGGGTCACCGACAAGCTGGTCGCCCTACGGCGTAACGTCCTGACTTTTTACTCGCTGCCTGAAGAGGCCGCCGAGTTGTTTCGCACGCATAGGGTGGCGCTGATATTTGCCAATTATGGCCGTCAGCAGCTCAAGCAGCTTCGCGATGCGGGTGTTGATGTCGGCTATGTGGTCCCGCAGGAGGGCGCGCTGGCGTGGCTCGATTGCTGGGCGATCAGTCGTAAGGCCCGTGACCCGGCGCTGGCGGCGCAGTGGATCAATTTCATGCTCGAACCCGAGGCCAGCCGCGCCCTCAGTGATCGTCAGGACTTGTCCAGTACGGTTGAAGAACCCAAAGACGCCAGCCCCTCCGGCCGTTTAATCTGGCTGCGTCCGGTTGAGGACGATCAGCGTCGCGCGGCGCTGTGGGAGCGCATCATGTCGGGCGAGCGTCCACCGTTGAGGGAACTGCCATGAGGTTCGGCATCGCGTTCAAACTCGGTTGCCTGATGGCCTTGTTCGGGATGCTGCCGACTGCGCTTGCGGGGTATTACATCTACAACAGCAGCCGGGAAATGCTGCTGCAAGGCGCGGAGCGCGACTTGTTGACCTCGGTGCAGGTGCT
The DNA window shown above is from Pseudomonas sp. BSw22131 and carries:
- a CDS encoding ABC transporter substrate-binding protein; its protein translation is MNYLLSVCWVIFSLFFGTQASAEDQVLRVLAWPGYADSDIVAAFEKRHKVNVEITLVGSDEVLRSKLSANQGADFDVIAANTAEIHNYAQQGLLQPVHPERIANTARQLPRFRDYSKLPDIVIDGQIYAVPYAWSDMGLIYDRKQFSQPPDSITSMWDPAFKGRVLAFNTGNHNYSLASLALGGNPFQIGAEEFPRVTDKLVALRRNVLTFYSLPEEAAELFRTHRVALIFANYGRQQLKQLRDAGVDVGYVVPQEGALAWLDCWAISRKARDPALAAQWINFMLEPEASRALSDRQDLSSTVEEPKDASPSGRLIWLRPVEDDQRRAALWERIMSGERPPLRELP